In Chrysemys picta bellii isolate R12L10 chromosome 4, ASM1138683v2, whole genome shotgun sequence, the sequence aaaaatatttaaataaacagtgTTCTATTATTGTTAAATCTGCAATTATTTTTATATCTCACAATTATATTGTTAATTGTTTGACAGACGtactagtttgcttatgaaaatgttatGTGCGACTGTGtctaaagccttactaaaatctatATCGTATCTACTGCTTCACCTCATCTTCTAGGCTGGTTACACTGTCAAAGAAGGACATTAGGTTGAGTtggcatgatttcttcttgacaaatccgtgTTGGCTGTTACTTATTGTTGGCAACAGGGATTGAACTACGGCTCTGACTTTAAGAGTATGAGCGTCTACTGCCAGAACTCAAAGACCCAACTGTGtagcctgaagccagtagcagaCTCTTAAATCTCGATATGGTCTAGTCACTACAGGGACCCAGAGAAGCAGAGGGTATATTTGATAGTTATAATATCTTCAGACCTATGCACTGACTACAGTTTATGCTTTATTGAAAGTGACAGAATTACACCAAGGGGTTTGCACTCAGCCCTTCTTTGTCTCCTCTTTCAGTGTACACCTCACTTTTCTCACCTGCCGAGGACAGTGCATCTGGGATAAATGGGAGAGAGAAATCGCACTCTGGTGACTGAGTTCATCTTGTTGGGATTCACAGACAACCTGAAGCTGCAGGTCACCCTCTTTGTAGTGTTTCTGTTGATCTACTTGCTGATCCTAATGGGGAACCTCACCTTGGTCACCTTAATCAGGACTGACTCCCgacttcacacccccatgtactttttcatcAGCAACCTGGCCCTCTTAGATGTCAGCTACTCCACCATCATAATTCCCAGCACGCTGATGACCTTTGTAGCAAGGAGAAAGGTCATTTCAGTCACTGGATGCACTGTGcagtttttcttcttctccatcGCCATCTCTTGTGAATGCTGGCTGTTGAGTGTGATGGCGTATGACCGCTTCACGGCCATCTGCAGCCCATTGCTCTACACCGTCATCATGTCCAAGCGGTTCTgcgtgctgctggtgctggggtcaTATTTCATGAGCTGTCTGAATTCAATGGTTCAAACTGCATTTATATTCCATTTGTCATTCTGTGATGCCTAtatcaatcatttcttctgtgatgtgcccCCCATTGTGAAGCTGTCCTGCTCTGACACCCACATCACAGACATTGTTCATTTCACCTGTGCGACGATGCTAGTAACAACTACCATCCTGATTATCCTCATCTCCTATATATACATCATGGTCACTATCCTAAGGATCAACTCTGCTAAGGACCAACGCAAAGCTTTCTCCACCTGCGTCTCCCACCTGATGGCTGTCACCATCTTCTACGGAACGGGCTCTTTCATGTATTTAcggcccagttcaaagtcttCCATGGATCAGGACAAAATCATCTCTGTGTTTTATACCCTTgtgatccccatgctgaaccccctgatctacagcctgaggaataAAGAGGTCAAAGAGGCCTTTAGGAGGATGAGAGAGAGGAAGGTTTTTTCTCGGTAAATGTAAAAACTGGGTCTGGCTTTAATTCAATAGAGGGAAGAAAAGGCGGGGAATGATTTCTCTGTATTGTTAGCTTGATTTCTGTGAATAATCAATGTGTGCACCTTCCATGAAAAGGAATAAAGGAAGGTAGATTTTCCTAGTTCTTACATCACTAAATGCATCAGGAATAGTTATCAGAGAAGAAATGGGGGACTTTGTCAAGGTTTGTGCAGCTGGCTCTTAGAACACAGAAATATATTAGGAAAACCTGTCAAACAAACAGACTCATGAACCAGCAATGCAAATTGCCTTTTGCTAACTAATAGAAAATAGATGCATTCAACTCACACAGGCAAAGTACATTAATTAAATCATGGAATTTGTTTGTTGTTGCAGCTATACGTGCAATTAAAAAGGAGATGTGATGTAACCACAGTAAGAAAGTAGTGAATAGATACAGTACATTGTATTTAGAATGTTTTATATTCATGCTGAAACTGTACTGTTGGTAGATGATGTAACCTGTGCATGAACTTGCTCTGTATACAGCAGGAGAATTCAACATGGCTAGAGAAACACATTCAACCTGACAGCCTTTAGGTATTCTCCTATGcttggcttctgcaaccttctgtcttatctatctatctacctacctacctaaaAGTTTTATAGTGTTAGCCAATCTCATATACAATATTATCTATAATAGTAGGTATGTTTATACAAGTATGAATTGTATTCATCTTAAGATCttccaaaattatttttactTATGTTATGCTATTTAACCAAGAGGAGATGTGAACTATTGTAATCTCAGAGAACAAGGACAAGACAAATAATTTTGCTAACGCCTCACTAACATATGCTTTATAACAAGTTTTTACTGGTAGAGGATGCTTCGAAGGTTTTGCCAACTTCTCAAATATAATGGTCAAAACAGAGATAATAAACTAGTTATACATGTTGTCCTGTTTACTTTCCAGTCTGTGCCAGCCCAgcaaaaacattcaaaaacatgTCAAAGATAAGAGATAAAAAACCCCTCAACTCTAGTGTAGATAGAGGCAGAGTGAAGCTCAGATTTTAAGGCAGTCTGACCTCTGCATTGTTACCATCCAGATGTGTTGGTAATATATGTAGTCTTCCTTTCTCTGTTATGCTGCATTTACCTGTTACTAAGAATATTTTATTCATAAAAGTTGATTAAGCCTAGCCATTTGGCATTATTGAATTCAGTCGAACCTGTAACATGTGGTAATGATTTAGGGCTGGACCCAG encodes:
- the LOC103307387 gene encoding olfactory receptor 5AR1-like, yielding MGERNRTLVTEFILLGFTDNLKLQVTLFVVFLLIYLLILMGNLTLVTLIRTDSRLHTPMYFFISNLALLDVSYSTIIIPSTLMTFVARRKVISVTGCTVQFFFFSIAISCECWLLSVMAYDRFTAICSPLLYTVIMSKRFCVLLVLGSYFMSCLNSMVQTAFIFHLSFCDAYINHFFCDVPPIVKLSCSDTHITDIVHFTCATMLVTTTILIILISYIYIMVTILRINSAKDQRKAFSTCVSHLMAVTIFYGTGSFMYLRPSSKSSMDQDKIISVFYTLVIPMLNPLIYSLRNKEVKEAFRRMRERKVFSR